From the Salinimicrobium tongyeongense genome, one window contains:
- a CDS encoding TonB-dependent receptor: protein MKNFVTLLILFSLQYLTAQEKAPKVSLSLEQTTLEQVLGEIEQQTGLHFFYVEDWVKGTQVTANYNEITVSEVLEKLLEQTLLNYYFLDNNRVVITKSNIIYDQLPQGFFPDTSKIAAERPKETKEYNPVFYTQNKSPKATSKTIFIGKETQTSGTGFFNLTGQATNQQTGEPISNLSIIVQGTTIGTVTDINGNYNLRLPAGEHLLETRSLGNEDVVTRLVIFSDGTYNLNLKEDYELLGEVLVDSNQAENVEDAIGGTEDIDISEIKNIPLVLGERDVMKVAVTLPGISTTGEGSAGFNVRGGKTDQNLILIDDAVLYNPAHFFGIFSAVNPFTTGDMTIYKGNIPARFGGRLSSVFDITSKDANTQKFAGEVSVGPVTSNVALEIPVIKEKSGLLLGGRSTYSDWILKNLDDESLKDSEASFYDVIAKYNHKFSDKTNFKATGYFSRDNYSITSDSLFNYQNLLFSMKLNHKFNDKNDGSLILTNSHYNFDIDYESEYNNNFTSGYKINETEVKLNMRYLHNAAHKFDYGISTKLYNVHPGKIEPVGSGSIIEPFEIPKEKGLESAIYLADNFTVNNKLLLSGGLRYSHYAALGEKNQKVYEEGLPKSEATVIDTIHYGKNEVMETYGGPEVRLSARYLLLPDLSLKLSYNNAYQYIHTLSNNTTVSPTDTYKLTDKNIKPQRANQYSLGLYKNFNNNMYEVSVEGYYKESDNILDYKVGAQLFLNENIETEVLQGEGRSFGAEFLLKKTEGRLNGWLGYTYSKSELKLDGAFNEQQVNNGEYFPANYDKPHDLSLVANYKLTHRFSFSANFVYQTGRPVTFPTGKYYQNGIEYVLYSDRNKFRIPDYYRLDLSFNVEGNHKIKKFAHSFWNISVYNVLGRNNPYSVFFVTEEGEVKAYKSSIFSIPVPTITYNFRF from the coding sequence TTGAAGAATTTTGTTACCCTGCTAATACTTTTCTCTCTGCAGTACCTCACGGCTCAGGAGAAAGCTCCTAAAGTATCCCTCTCTTTAGAACAAACTACCTTAGAACAGGTTCTTGGCGAAATAGAACAGCAAACAGGCTTACACTTTTTTTATGTTGAAGACTGGGTAAAAGGCACACAGGTAACGGCCAACTACAACGAAATCACCGTATCTGAAGTCTTAGAAAAGCTACTTGAACAGACTCTTCTCAATTACTATTTTTTAGACAATAACAGAGTGGTCATTACAAAAAGTAACATCATATATGATCAGTTACCTCAGGGGTTCTTCCCCGACACCTCAAAAATAGCTGCTGAAAGGCCAAAAGAGACGAAAGAATATAATCCTGTTTTCTACACTCAAAACAAGAGTCCCAAGGCAACAAGTAAGACAATATTTATAGGTAAAGAAACCCAGACTTCAGGCACCGGGTTTTTCAATTTGACTGGGCAGGCAACAAATCAGCAGACTGGAGAACCTATTTCCAATCTATCTATCATTGTTCAGGGAACGACTATAGGAACCGTAACCGATATCAATGGTAATTATAACCTGAGATTGCCCGCAGGAGAGCATCTTTTGGAAACCAGATCTTTGGGAAATGAAGACGTGGTGACCCGGCTGGTCATCTTTAGCGACGGCACGTACAATTTAAACCTTAAGGAAGATTATGAGCTGCTGGGAGAAGTACTGGTAGATTCTAACCAGGCCGAGAATGTAGAAGATGCCATTGGCGGGACAGAAGATATTGACATAAGTGAAATCAAAAATATTCCCCTGGTACTGGGAGAAAGGGATGTTATGAAAGTAGCTGTTACTCTTCCGGGAATTTCCACTACGGGTGAGGGGTCTGCCGGCTTTAATGTGCGAGGCGGCAAAACCGATCAAAACCTCATCCTGATTGATGATGCAGTGCTTTACAATCCTGCACATTTCTTCGGAATCTTTTCTGCCGTAAATCCTTTTACCACTGGAGATATGACCATCTACAAAGGAAACATTCCGGCACGGTTTGGTGGCAGACTTTCTTCTGTGTTCGACATCACCTCGAAAGATGCTAATACCCAGAAATTCGCGGGGGAGGTTTCGGTGGGGCCCGTAACCAGCAATGTAGCTCTCGAAATCCCAGTGATTAAAGAGAAATCGGGACTTCTCCTTGGCGGAAGAAGTACCTATTCAGACTGGATTTTAAAGAACCTGGATGACGAATCTTTGAAAGACAGCGAAGCTTCCTTTTATGATGTCATAGCAAAGTACAATCATAAATTTAGTGACAAAACTAATTTTAAAGCCACTGGCTACTTTAGCCGTGATAACTATAGCATCACTTCTGATTCGCTCTTTAACTATCAGAATTTACTGTTCTCCATGAAGCTCAATCATAAGTTTAATGACAAAAATGACGGCAGCCTTATTCTTACCAACAGCCACTATAACTTTGATATAGATTACGAAAGCGAATACAACAATAACTTTACATCAGGCTATAAAATAAATGAAACTGAAGTTAAGCTCAACATGAGGTACCTTCATAATGCTGCTCATAAATTTGATTATGGAATTTCAACCAAACTCTATAATGTGCACCCTGGTAAAATAGAGCCTGTGGGAAGTGGGTCTATTATTGAACCTTTTGAAATTCCGAAGGAAAAAGGCCTGGAATCGGCTATTTATCTGGCCGATAACTTCACGGTTAATAACAAACTGCTTCTTAGCGGCGGCCTTCGCTATTCTCATTATGCCGCACTTGGTGAAAAGAACCAGAAAGTATATGAAGAAGGCCTGCCAAAATCTGAAGCTACAGTAATAGATACCATTCACTACGGAAAAAATGAAGTAATGGAAACTTACGGCGGACCCGAAGTACGCCTCTCGGCAAGATACCTTCTGCTTCCCGATCTCTCTTTAAAGCTTAGCTACAACAATGCTTACCAGTATATTCATACCCTTTCCAACAACACGACGGTTTCGCCTACAGATACTTACAAGCTCACCGATAAAAACATAAAACCCCAACGTGCCAACCAATATTCTTTAGGGCTTTACAAGAACTTCAACAACAATATGTATGAAGTGAGTGTGGAAGGCTACTACAAAGAATCTGATAATATCCTGGATTACAAAGTAGGAGCGCAGCTTTTTCTGAATGAAAACATTGAAACTGAAGTTTTACAGGGAGAAGGCCGCTCTTTTGGAGCCGAATTTCTTCTGAAAAAAACCGAAGGCCGTTTGAACGGATGGCTGGGCTACACCTACTCTAAATCTGAACTAAAACTCGATGGAGCTTTTAATGAACAGCAGGTAAATAATGGTGAGTATTTTCCGGCCAATTACGATAAACCCCATGATCTAAGCCTGGTAGCTAATTATAAATTGACCCATCGCTTCAGTTTCTCAGCCAATTTTGTATATCAAACCGGGCGCCCCGTCACCTTCCCCACCGGGAAATACTATCAAAATGGAATTGAATACGTGCTTTACAGCGACCGCAACAAATTCCGGATTCCAGATTACTACCGCCTTGACCTCAGTTTTAACGTAGAAGGAAATCACAAGATCAAGAAATTTGCTCACAGTTTCTGGAATATTTCAGTTTACAACGTCCTGGGAAGAAATAATCCGTATTCAGTATTTTTTGTGACTGAAGAAGGAGAAGTCAAAGCTTACAAAAGCTCCATTTTTTCAATTCCTGTACCTACCATCACCTATAATTTCAGATTTTAA
- a CDS encoding SusD/RagB family nutrient-binding outer membrane lipoprotein — protein sequence MKKLFLIILLATGVVACSDDLSDVNVDTKAPTEVAADVLFSNATKNLVDQMVSTNVNRGIFKLVAQYWTETTYTDEANYNLVERDINGAQWIILYRDVLKDLDEAAMIINENPDSSLSEAQIQNQLAMIEVLQVFTWHVLVDTFGDIPYTEALDLENSTPVYDDDAAIYADIVTRLDAAIAQLTDGAGGFGQADYLYNGDAGQWAKFANSLKLRLALRYANVDDAKAAQMATEAIQAGVFESLADNAAMDYEASAPNTNPIWEDLVQSGRADFVAANTIVDKMNELDDPRRDDYFAQNLGEGVYDGGTYGANGNTQGNSTIYSERFEDPTLEGVLLDYTEVEFLIAEAAARGYISEDAETHYNEAITSSILYWDGTEAEADAYIAQPAVAYSQENWIEKIGVQKWIALYNRGFEAWSTWRKLDVPELPNAAQSGLPVPLRFTYPVSEATLNSANWEAASSAIGGDEQQTRIFWDQD from the coding sequence ATGAAGAAACTATTTTTAATCATATTACTGGCTACTGGGGTGGTAGCATGTTCTGACGACCTGTCAGACGTAAATGTCGATACAAAAGCCCCTACAGAAGTTGCGGCCGATGTATTATTCTCAAATGCAACTAAGAATTTGGTTGATCAAATGGTCAGCACAAATGTTAACAGGGGAATTTTTAAACTTGTGGCCCAATATTGGACTGAAACCACATATACCGATGAAGCGAACTATAATCTCGTGGAAAGAGATATAAATGGTGCCCAATGGATAATTCTTTATCGAGATGTTCTTAAAGATCTGGATGAAGCAGCCATGATTATAAATGAAAATCCAGACTCTTCTCTGTCTGAAGCCCAAATTCAAAACCAATTGGCTATGATTGAAGTACTGCAGGTCTTCACATGGCATGTTCTTGTAGACACTTTTGGTGATATTCCTTACACAGAAGCTCTGGATCTTGAAAACAGTACTCCTGTTTATGATGATGACGCTGCAATTTATGCAGATATCGTAACTCGATTAGATGCTGCAATTGCTCAACTTACTGATGGAGCCGGTGGATTTGGTCAGGCCGATTACCTTTATAATGGGGATGCCGGCCAATGGGCAAAATTTGCGAATTCCTTAAAACTTCGTTTAGCTTTAAGATATGCTAATGTTGATGACGCCAAAGCTGCTCAAATGGCAACTGAAGCTATTCAGGCCGGAGTATTTGAATCACTTGCCGATAATGCAGCTATGGATTATGAAGCATCAGCTCCAAACACCAACCCTATCTGGGAAGACCTTGTACAATCTGGTCGTGCCGATTTCGTTGCAGCTAACACAATAGTTGATAAAATGAATGAACTTGATGACCCAAGAAGAGATGATTATTTTGCTCAAAATCTTGGAGAGGGTGTTTATGATGGGGGAACTTACGGTGCCAACGGAAACACTCAAGGTAACAGCACAATTTATAGCGAGCGTTTTGAAGACCCGACTTTAGAAGGTGTACTTTTAGATTATACTGAAGTGGAATTCCTAATCGCCGAAGCTGCCGCAAGAGGTTATATTAGCGAAGATGCAGAAACTCATTATAACGAAGCCATTACTTCATCTATTCTTTATTGGGACGGAACTGAAGCTGAAGCCGATGCCTACATTGCACAACCAGCAGTTGCCTACAGCCAGGAAAACTGGATAGAAAAAATTGGTGTTCAAAAATGGATCGCTTTATACAACCGCGGTTTTGAAGCCTGGTCTACCTGGAGAAAATTAGATGTACCTGAATTACCTAATGCAGCACAGTCTGGTCTTCCGGTACCATTAAGATTCACTTATCCTGTAAGCGAAGCTACTTTAAACAGTGCAAACTGGGAAGCCGCTTCCAGTGCTATAGGTGGAGACGAGCAACAAACTAGAATTTTCTGGGATCAGGATTAA